Proteins from a genomic interval of Candidatus Eremiobacterota bacterium:
- a CDS encoding HAMP domain-containing sensor histidine kinase, whose translation MKPGEFPAGTAGTGKQADREGWNKVIFLDRKNARRPYDLILLYASEAIYARGKVHLGIRVLSIMLLVAFSAIAVYFTGGTYLPYLHIFYVPIILANFLLGALGGLVTAVISGITVGLLPLNVAQHQMQEPLMALFRILFFILVSLMAGITSSLTNRYIDYLQVKIDEKTEELQKNYQELKKLQETKAFLTNTIVHDMKSYLASILVSCGTLRKYYCKDLDNQGTELVTACEASGNRMLNLISNILDVYAGEERGLRLTIISWDPVKDLHKMADLFRVQASSNNVSIEVKMPDDLPALFADRELICRTIENLLYNAIKHTPQGGSIELEAARKGSLLEFRVKNTGSVIPEELREKIFDRFFTAEKGESGKSGTGLGLALCRIAVEAHHGKIWVESRGGENTETTFIFTIPLSREMKNEGK comes from the coding sequence ATGAAACCTGGAGAATTTCCTGCCGGGACCGCCGGCACAGGAAAGCAGGCAGACCGTGAAGGGTGGAACAAAGTGATTTTCCTTGACAGAAAGAACGCGCGAAGGCCTTATGACCTGATACTGCTCTATGCGTCAGAGGCGATCTATGCGAGGGGAAAGGTCCACCTGGGAATCAGGGTCTTGTCGATTATGCTCCTCGTGGCCTTTTCAGCCATTGCGGTCTATTTCACGGGAGGCACTTACCTCCCCTATCTGCACATATTCTATGTGCCCATAATCCTGGCAAATTTTCTGCTGGGAGCCCTTGGAGGCCTTGTCACGGCCGTAATCTCAGGGATCACCGTGGGCCTTCTCCCCCTCAACGTGGCGCAGCACCAGATGCAGGAGCCCCTCATGGCCCTCTTCAGGATCCTCTTTTTCATTCTCGTGAGCCTGATGGCAGGCATCACCTCTTCTCTCACCAACCGTTACATCGACTACCTCCAGGTGAAGATTGATGAAAAGACCGAGGAGCTCCAGAAAAATTACCAGGAGCTCAAGAAGCTCCAGGAGACCAAGGCATTTCTGACCAACACGATTGTCCATGACATGAAGTCATACCTGGCATCAATTCTTGTCTCCTGTGGCACCCTCAGGAAATACTACTGCAAGGATCTTGACAACCAGGGCACCGAGCTTGTCACTGCCTGCGAGGCCTCGGGGAACAGGATGCTCAACCTCATCTCCAATATCCTGGATGTCTATGCCGGCGAAGAAAGGGGACTCCGCCTCACGATAATCTCCTGGGACCCCGTCAAGGACCTCCACAAAATGGCCGATCTGTTCAGGGTGCAGGCCTCTTCAAACAATGTTTCCATCGAGGTGAAGATGCCCGACGATCTCCCTGCCCTTTTTGCCGACAGGGAGCTCATATGCCGCACCATTGAAAACCTTCTTTACAACGCGATAAAGCATACTCCCCAGGGCGGGAGCATCGAGCTTGAAGCGGCGAGAAAAGGGAGCCTCCTCGAGTTCCGCGTGAAAAATACGGGAAGCGTGATACCGGAAGAGCTGAGGGAGAAGATATTCGACAGGTTCTTCACGGCAGAGAAGGGAGAGTCCGGAAAGAGCGGCACGGGCCTCGGGCTTGCCCTCTGCCGCATCGCCGTCGAGGCCCATCACGGCAAAATCTGGGTGGAATCCA